The following proteins are co-located in the Papaver somniferum cultivar HN1 unplaced genomic scaffold, ASM357369v1 unplaced-scaffold_128, whole genome shotgun sequence genome:
- the LOC113332054 gene encoding heat shock factor protein HSF8-like produces MGKSKGDKDGPLPPFLVKCYDMVDDTNTDSIISWCPSNNSFIIYDMIAFQKELLPKYFKHSNFSSFMRQLNTYGFRKLDPDRFIFGNEKFVKGKKQLLKDISRRKKSQEHIEKEPQQTENKAPVVPPCIEVGMSGLQQEVEILKRDKNVLMQELVKCRQRQQNADIELHCVRQRIKGMELNQQQMLSLLVMAMQYPRFLSQLVQQKENNWRVSDTRKKRRLPAPVQSNEHVEPEVFEGQIVKYQPLTTESQNSLPAPVLDTAEFKHADPAPIGDDDFFNNIDFTSFVEHLPLPDVPEDLMEQLLSIASPRLQEIDEMEIYTTQNLENEEGIRPKNLDAGGEPVENLDLLTEQMGLLASDEKYMSESP; encoded by the coding sequence ATGGGGAAATCAAAGGGAGATAAAGATGGGCCACTCCCACCGTTTCTTGTAAAATGTTATGATATGGTTGATGATACAAATACTGATTCAATAATTTCATGGTGTCCCTCGAATAATAGTTTTATCATCTACGATATGATTGCGTTCCAGAAAGAATTGCTTCCTAAATATTTTAAACATAGCAATTTCTCTAGCTTCATGAGACAATTAAACACTTACGGTTTTAGGAAATTGGACCCTGATCGGTTTATATTTGGGAATGAAAAATTTGTGAAAGGTAAAAAACAATTGTTGAAGGATATTAGTAGAAGGAAAAAGAGCCAAGAACATATTGAAAAAGAGCCGCAACAGACGGAGAATAAAGCGCCTGTCGTGCCACCATGTATAGAAGTAGGAATGTCTGGGTTACAACAAGAAGTGGAGATTCTTAAGAGGGATAAAAATGTGCTCATGCAGGAGTTGGTTAAATGTAGGCAACGACAGCAAAATGCAGACATTGAGTTGCATTGTGTGAGGCAACGGATTAAAGGGATGGAGCTAAATCAGCAACAGATGCTGTCGTTGCTGGTTATGGCTATGCAATACCCAAGGTTTTTGTCCCAGTTGGTTCAGCAGAAAGAAAACAATTGGCGTGTGTCTGATACAAGGAAAAAGAGACGGCTTCCTGCCCCAGTGCAAAGTAATGAACATGTGGAACCTGAAGTTTTTGAGGGTCAGATAGTGAAGTATCAGCCATTGACAACTGAGAGTCAAAATTCTCTACCGGCTCCAGTACTTGACACTGCTGAATTTAAACATGCAGATCCTGCTCCAATCGGGGATGATGATTTCTTTAACAATATAGATTTTACGTCATTTGTGGAACATTTGCCACTGCCAGATGTACCTGAAGATTTAATGGAGCAGCTTCTTTCGATTGCCAGTCCACGACTACAGGAGATTGATGAAATGGAAATATACACCACTCAAAATCTGGAAAATGAGGAGGGGATTAGACCCAAGAATCTTGATGCTGGGGGCGAACCAGTCGAAAATCTGGACCTTCTAACAGAACAAATGGGACTGCTAGCATCTGACGAAAAATATATGAGTGAAAGTCCTTAA